The Saccopteryx leptura isolate mSacLep1 chromosome 2, mSacLep1_pri_phased_curated, whole genome shotgun sequence genome has a window encoding:
- the GIT1 gene encoding ARF GTPase-activating protein GIT1 isoform X3: MSRKGPRTEVCADCSAPDPGWASISRGVLVCDECCSVHRSLGRHISIVKHLRHSAWPPTLLQMVHTLASNGANSIWEHSLLDPAQVQSGRRKANPQDKVHPIKSEFIRAKYQMLAFVHKLPCRDDDGVTAKDLSKQLHSSVRTGNLETCLRLLSLGAQANFFHPEKGTTPLHVAAKAGQTLQAELLVVYGADPGSPDVNGRTPIDYARQAGHHELAERLVECQYELTDRLAFYLCGRKPDHKNGHYIIPQMADRSRQKCMSQSLDLSELAKAAKKKLQALSNRLFEELAMDVYDEVDRRENDAVWLATQNHSTLVTERSAVPFLPVNPEYSATRNQGRQKLARFNAREFATLIIDILSEAKRRQQGKSLSSPTDNLELSARSQSDLDDQHDYDSVASDEDTDQEPLRSASATRNNRARSMDSSDLSDGAVTLQEYLELKKALATSEAKVQQLMKVNSSLSDELRRLQREIHKLQAENLQIRQPPGPVPTPPLPSERAEHTPLGPGGSAHRRDRQAFSMYEPGSALKPFGGPPGDELTTRLQPFHSTDLEDDAMYSMHVPAGLYRIRKGVSASAVPFSPPSPLLSCSQEGSRHTSKLSRHGSGADSDYENTQSGDPLLGLEGKRFLELGKEEDFHPELESLDGDLDPGLPSTEDVILKTEQVTKNIQELLRAAQEFKHDSFVPCSEKIHLAVTEMASLFPKRPALEPVRSSLRLLNASAYRLQSECRKTVPPEPGAPVDFQLLTQQVIQCAYDIAKAAKQLVTITTREKKQ, from the exons ACCCTGGCTGGGCTTCCATCAGCAGGGGTGTGCTGGTGTGTGACGAGTGCTGCAGTGTGCACCGGAGCCTGGGACGTCACATCTCCATAGTCAAGCACCTCCGCCACAGTGCCTGGCCTCCCACACTACTGCAG ATGGTGCACACGCTCGCCAGCAATGGGGCCAACTCCATCTGGGAGCATTCCCTGCTGGACCCTGCGCAAGTGCAGAGCGGCCGGCGCAAAGCCAACCCCCAAGACAAAGTTCA TCCCATCAAGTCAGAGTTCATCAGGGCCAAGTACCAGATGCTGGCATTTGTGCACAAGCTTCCCTGCCGGGATGATGATGGGGTCACCGCCAAAGACCTCAGCAAG CAACTGCATTCGAGCGTGCGGACAGGCAACTTGGAGACATGTCTACGCCTGCTGTCCCtgggtgcccaggccaacttcttCCACCCAGAGAAGGGCACCACGCCTCTGCACGTGGCTGCCAAGGCGGGACAGACGCTACAGGCCGAGCTACTTGTAGTATATGGGGCTGACCCTGGCTCCCCTGACGTTAATGGCCGAACACCCATTGACTATGCCAG GCAGGCGGGGCACCATGAGCTGGCGGAAAGGCTAGTTGAGTGCCAATATGAGCTCACTGACCGGTTGGCCTTCTATCTCTGTGGACGAAAGCCTG atCACAAGAATGGGCATTACATCATCCCACAGATGGCCGACAG ATCTCGGCAAAAGTGCATGTCTCAGAG CCTGGACTTGTCCGAGTTGGCCAAAGCTGCCAAGAAGAAGCTGCAGGCG CTCAGCAACCGGCTTTTTGAGGAACTTGCCATGGACGTGTATGACGAGGTGGATCGAAGAGAAAATGATGCTG tGTGGCTGGCTACCCAGAACCACAGTACCCTGGTGACGGAGCGCAGTGCTGTGCCCTTCCTGCCTGTTAACCCTGAATACTCAGCCACACGGAATCAG GGGCGACAGAAGTTGGCCCGCTTTAATGCCCGAGAGTTTGCCACCTTGATCATCGACATTCTCAGCGAGGCCAAGAGGAGACAGCAGGGAAAAAGCCTGAGCAGCCCCACAG ACAACCTCGAGCTATCTGCACGGAGCCAGAGTGACCTCGATGACCAGCACGACTACGACAGTGTGGCTTCGGACGAGGACACAGACCAGGAGCCCCTGCGCAGTGCCAGTGCCACGCGGAACAACCGTGCCCGG AGCATGGATTCCTCAGACCTGTCCGATGGGGCCGTGACGCTGCAGGAGTACCTGGAGCTGAAGAAGGCCCTAGCTACCTCTGAGGCAAAGGTGCAGCAGCTCATGAAGGTCAACAGTAGCTTGAGTGACGAGCTCCGAAGGCTGCAGCGGGAG ATCCACAAGCTCCAGGCGGAGAACTTGCAGATCCGGCAGCCGCCTGGGCCGGTGCCCACGCCCCCACTCCCCAGCGAACGGGCAGAACACACACCCCTGGGGCCTGGTGGGAGTGCCCACCGCAGGGACCGCCAGGCCTTCTCCATGTATGAACCAGGCTCCGCCCTAAAGCCCTTTGGGGGCCCACCTGGGGATGAGCTCACCACCCGGCTACAGCCTTTCCATAGCACT GATCTGGAGGATGATGCCATGTATTCAATGCATGTCCCTGCTGGCCTTTACCGG ATCCGGAAGGGGGTTTCAGCCTCAGCTGTGCCCTTcagtcccccctccccactgctgTCGTGCTCCCAGGAAGGAAGCCGCCACACG AGCAAGCTTTCCCGCCACGGCAGCGGTGCCGACAGCGACTATGAGAACACACAAAGTGGGGACCCCCTGCTTGG ACTGGAAGGGAAAAGGTTTCTAGAGCTGGGCAAGGAGGAGGACTTCCACCCTGAGCTGGAAAGCCTGGATGGAGACTTGGATCCTGGGCTTCCCAGCACAGAAGACGTCATCCTGAAGACGGAGCAGGTCACCAAAAACATTCAAGAATTGTTGCGGGCTGCCCAGGAATTTAAGCATGACAG cttTGTGCCCTGTTCAGAGAAGATCCATTTGGCTGTGACAGAAATGGCCTCTCTCTTCCCAAAG AGACCAGCCCTGGAGCCTGTGCGCAGCTCTCTGCGGCTGCTCAACGCCAGCGCCTACCGGCTGCAGAGTGAGTGCCGGAAGACAGTGCCTCCGGAGCCTGGCGCCCCTGTGGACTTCCAGCTGCTGACTCAGCAGGTGATCCAGTGCGCCTATGACATTGCCAAGGCTGCCAAGCAGCTGGTCACCATCACCACTCGAGAAAAGAAGCAGTGA
- the GIT1 gene encoding ARF GTPase-activating protein GIT1 isoform X1, which yields MSRKGPRTEVCADCSAPDPGWASISRGVLVCDECCSVHRSLGRHISIVKHLRHSAWPPTLLQMVHTLASNGANSIWEHSLLDPAQVQSGRRKANPQDKVHPIKSEFIRAKYQMLAFVHKLPCRDDDGVTAKDLSKQLHSSVRTGNLETCLRLLSLGAQANFFHPEKGTTPLHVAAKAGQTLQAELLVVYGADPGSPDVNGRTPIDYARQAGHHELAERLVECQYELTDRLAFYLCGRKPDHKNGHYIIPQMADSLDLSELAKAAKKKLQALSNRLFEELAMDVYDEVDRRENDAVWLATQNHSTLVTERSAVPFLPVNPEYSATRNQGRQKLARFNAREFATLIIDILSEAKRRQQGKSLSSPTDNLELSARSQSDLDDQHDYDSVASDEDTDQEPLRSASATRNNRARSMDSSDLSDGAVTLQEYLELKKALATSEAKVQQLMKVNSSLSDELRRLQREIHKLQAENLQIRQPPGPVPTPPLPSERAEHTPLGPGGSAHRRDRQAFSMYEPGSALKPFGGPPGDELTTRLQPFHSTDLEDDAMYSMHVPAGLYRIRKGVSASAVPFSPPSPLLSCSQEGSRHTSKLSRHGSGADSDYENTQSGDPLLGLEGKRFLELGKEEDFHPELESLDGDLDPGLPSTEDVILKTEQVTKNIQELLRAAQEFKHDSFVPCSEKIHLAVTEMASLFPKRPALEPVRSSLRLLNASAYRLQSECRKTVPPEPGAPVDFQLLTQQVIQCAYDIAKAAKQLVTITTREKKQ from the exons ACCCTGGCTGGGCTTCCATCAGCAGGGGTGTGCTGGTGTGTGACGAGTGCTGCAGTGTGCACCGGAGCCTGGGACGTCACATCTCCATAGTCAAGCACCTCCGCCACAGTGCCTGGCCTCCCACACTACTGCAG ATGGTGCACACGCTCGCCAGCAATGGGGCCAACTCCATCTGGGAGCATTCCCTGCTGGACCCTGCGCAAGTGCAGAGCGGCCGGCGCAAAGCCAACCCCCAAGACAAAGTTCA TCCCATCAAGTCAGAGTTCATCAGGGCCAAGTACCAGATGCTGGCATTTGTGCACAAGCTTCCCTGCCGGGATGATGATGGGGTCACCGCCAAAGACCTCAGCAAG CAACTGCATTCGAGCGTGCGGACAGGCAACTTGGAGACATGTCTACGCCTGCTGTCCCtgggtgcccaggccaacttcttCCACCCAGAGAAGGGCACCACGCCTCTGCACGTGGCTGCCAAGGCGGGACAGACGCTACAGGCCGAGCTACTTGTAGTATATGGGGCTGACCCTGGCTCCCCTGACGTTAATGGCCGAACACCCATTGACTATGCCAG GCAGGCGGGGCACCATGAGCTGGCGGAAAGGCTAGTTGAGTGCCAATATGAGCTCACTGACCGGTTGGCCTTCTATCTCTGTGGACGAAAGCCTG atCACAAGAATGGGCATTACATCATCCCACAGATGGCCGACAG CCTGGACTTGTCCGAGTTGGCCAAAGCTGCCAAGAAGAAGCTGCAGGCG CTCAGCAACCGGCTTTTTGAGGAACTTGCCATGGACGTGTATGACGAGGTGGATCGAAGAGAAAATGATGCTG tGTGGCTGGCTACCCAGAACCACAGTACCCTGGTGACGGAGCGCAGTGCTGTGCCCTTCCTGCCTGTTAACCCTGAATACTCAGCCACACGGAATCAG GGGCGACAGAAGTTGGCCCGCTTTAATGCCCGAGAGTTTGCCACCTTGATCATCGACATTCTCAGCGAGGCCAAGAGGAGACAGCAGGGAAAAAGCCTGAGCAGCCCCACAG ACAACCTCGAGCTATCTGCACGGAGCCAGAGTGACCTCGATGACCAGCACGACTACGACAGTGTGGCTTCGGACGAGGACACAGACCAGGAGCCCCTGCGCAGTGCCAGTGCCACGCGGAACAACCGTGCCCGG AGCATGGATTCCTCAGACCTGTCCGATGGGGCCGTGACGCTGCAGGAGTACCTGGAGCTGAAGAAGGCCCTAGCTACCTCTGAGGCAAAGGTGCAGCAGCTCATGAAGGTCAACAGTAGCTTGAGTGACGAGCTCCGAAGGCTGCAGCGGGAG ATCCACAAGCTCCAGGCGGAGAACTTGCAGATCCGGCAGCCGCCTGGGCCGGTGCCCACGCCCCCACTCCCCAGCGAACGGGCAGAACACACACCCCTGGGGCCTGGTGGGAGTGCCCACCGCAGGGACCGCCAGGCCTTCTCCATGTATGAACCAGGCTCCGCCCTAAAGCCCTTTGGGGGCCCACCTGGGGATGAGCTCACCACCCGGCTACAGCCTTTCCATAGCACT GATCTGGAGGATGATGCCATGTATTCAATGCATGTCCCTGCTGGCCTTTACCGG ATCCGGAAGGGGGTTTCAGCCTCAGCTGTGCCCTTcagtcccccctccccactgctgTCGTGCTCCCAGGAAGGAAGCCGCCACACG AGCAAGCTTTCCCGCCACGGCAGCGGTGCCGACAGCGACTATGAGAACACACAAAGTGGGGACCCCCTGCTTGG ACTGGAAGGGAAAAGGTTTCTAGAGCTGGGCAAGGAGGAGGACTTCCACCCTGAGCTGGAAAGCCTGGATGGAGACTTGGATCCTGGGCTTCCCAGCACAGAAGACGTCATCCTGAAGACGGAGCAGGTCACCAAAAACATTCAAGAATTGTTGCGGGCTGCCCAGGAATTTAAGCATGACAG cttTGTGCCCTGTTCAGAGAAGATCCATTTGGCTGTGACAGAAATGGCCTCTCTCTTCCCAAAG AGACCAGCCCTGGAGCCTGTGCGCAGCTCTCTGCGGCTGCTCAACGCCAGCGCCTACCGGCTGCAGAGTGAGTGCCGGAAGACAGTGCCTCCGGAGCCTGGCGCCCCTGTGGACTTCCAGCTGCTGACTCAGCAGGTGATCCAGTGCGCCTATGACATTGCCAAGGCTGCCAAGCAGCTGGTCACCATCACCACTCGAGAAAAGAAGCAGTGA
- the GIT1 gene encoding ARF GTPase-activating protein GIT1 isoform X2, whose translation MVHTLASNGANSIWEHSLLDPAQVQSGRRKANPQDKVHPIKSEFIRAKYQMLAFVHKLPCRDDDGVTAKDLSKQLHSSVRTGNLETCLRLLSLGAQANFFHPEKGTTPLHVAAKAGQTLQAELLVVYGADPGSPDVNGRTPIDYARQAGHHELAERLVECQYELTDRLAFYLCGRKPDHKNGHYIIPQMADRSRQKCMSQSLDLSELAKAAKKKLQALSNRLFEELAMDVYDEVDRRENDAVWLATQNHSTLVTERSAVPFLPVNPEYSATRNQGRQKLARFNAREFATLIIDILSEAKRRQQGKSLSSPTDNLELSARSQSDLDDQHDYDSVASDEDTDQEPLRSASATRNNRARSMDSSDLSDGAVTLQEYLELKKALATSEAKVQQLMKVNSSLSDELRRLQREIHKLQAENLQIRQPPGPVPTPPLPSERAEHTPLGPGGSAHRRDRQAFSMYEPGSALKPFGGPPGDELTTRLQPFHSTDLEDDAMYSMHVPAGLYRIRKGVSASAVPFSPPSPLLSCSQEGSRHTSKLSRHGSGADSDYENTQSGDPLLGLEGKRFLELGKEEDFHPELESLDGDLDPGLPSTEDVILKTEQVTKNIQELLRAAQEFKHDSFVPCSEKIHLAVTEMASLFPKRPALEPVRSSLRLLNASAYRLQSECRKTVPPEPGAPVDFQLLTQQVIQCAYDIAKAAKQLVTITTREKKQ comes from the exons ATGGTGCACACGCTCGCCAGCAATGGGGCCAACTCCATCTGGGAGCATTCCCTGCTGGACCCTGCGCAAGTGCAGAGCGGCCGGCGCAAAGCCAACCCCCAAGACAAAGTTCA TCCCATCAAGTCAGAGTTCATCAGGGCCAAGTACCAGATGCTGGCATTTGTGCACAAGCTTCCCTGCCGGGATGATGATGGGGTCACCGCCAAAGACCTCAGCAAG CAACTGCATTCGAGCGTGCGGACAGGCAACTTGGAGACATGTCTACGCCTGCTGTCCCtgggtgcccaggccaacttcttCCACCCAGAGAAGGGCACCACGCCTCTGCACGTGGCTGCCAAGGCGGGACAGACGCTACAGGCCGAGCTACTTGTAGTATATGGGGCTGACCCTGGCTCCCCTGACGTTAATGGCCGAACACCCATTGACTATGCCAG GCAGGCGGGGCACCATGAGCTGGCGGAAAGGCTAGTTGAGTGCCAATATGAGCTCACTGACCGGTTGGCCTTCTATCTCTGTGGACGAAAGCCTG atCACAAGAATGGGCATTACATCATCCCACAGATGGCCGACAG ATCTCGGCAAAAGTGCATGTCTCAGAG CCTGGACTTGTCCGAGTTGGCCAAAGCTGCCAAGAAGAAGCTGCAGGCG CTCAGCAACCGGCTTTTTGAGGAACTTGCCATGGACGTGTATGACGAGGTGGATCGAAGAGAAAATGATGCTG tGTGGCTGGCTACCCAGAACCACAGTACCCTGGTGACGGAGCGCAGTGCTGTGCCCTTCCTGCCTGTTAACCCTGAATACTCAGCCACACGGAATCAG GGGCGACAGAAGTTGGCCCGCTTTAATGCCCGAGAGTTTGCCACCTTGATCATCGACATTCTCAGCGAGGCCAAGAGGAGACAGCAGGGAAAAAGCCTGAGCAGCCCCACAG ACAACCTCGAGCTATCTGCACGGAGCCAGAGTGACCTCGATGACCAGCACGACTACGACAGTGTGGCTTCGGACGAGGACACAGACCAGGAGCCCCTGCGCAGTGCCAGTGCCACGCGGAACAACCGTGCCCGG AGCATGGATTCCTCAGACCTGTCCGATGGGGCCGTGACGCTGCAGGAGTACCTGGAGCTGAAGAAGGCCCTAGCTACCTCTGAGGCAAAGGTGCAGCAGCTCATGAAGGTCAACAGTAGCTTGAGTGACGAGCTCCGAAGGCTGCAGCGGGAG ATCCACAAGCTCCAGGCGGAGAACTTGCAGATCCGGCAGCCGCCTGGGCCGGTGCCCACGCCCCCACTCCCCAGCGAACGGGCAGAACACACACCCCTGGGGCCTGGTGGGAGTGCCCACCGCAGGGACCGCCAGGCCTTCTCCATGTATGAACCAGGCTCCGCCCTAAAGCCCTTTGGGGGCCCACCTGGGGATGAGCTCACCACCCGGCTACAGCCTTTCCATAGCACT GATCTGGAGGATGATGCCATGTATTCAATGCATGTCCCTGCTGGCCTTTACCGG ATCCGGAAGGGGGTTTCAGCCTCAGCTGTGCCCTTcagtcccccctccccactgctgTCGTGCTCCCAGGAAGGAAGCCGCCACACG AGCAAGCTTTCCCGCCACGGCAGCGGTGCCGACAGCGACTATGAGAACACACAAAGTGGGGACCCCCTGCTTGG ACTGGAAGGGAAAAGGTTTCTAGAGCTGGGCAAGGAGGAGGACTTCCACCCTGAGCTGGAAAGCCTGGATGGAGACTTGGATCCTGGGCTTCCCAGCACAGAAGACGTCATCCTGAAGACGGAGCAGGTCACCAAAAACATTCAAGAATTGTTGCGGGCTGCCCAGGAATTTAAGCATGACAG cttTGTGCCCTGTTCAGAGAAGATCCATTTGGCTGTGACAGAAATGGCCTCTCTCTTCCCAAAG AGACCAGCCCTGGAGCCTGTGCGCAGCTCTCTGCGGCTGCTCAACGCCAGCGCCTACCGGCTGCAGAGTGAGTGCCGGAAGACAGTGCCTCCGGAGCCTGGCGCCCCTGTGGACTTCCAGCTGCTGACTCAGCAGGTGATCCAGTGCGCCTATGACATTGCCAAGGCTGCCAAGCAGCTGGTCACCATCACCACTCGAGAAAAGAAGCAGTGA